Part of the Anopheles coluzzii chromosome 3, AcolN3, whole genome shotgun sequence genome is shown below.
TTAGAAATCACGATTAGATTATCCTTCCAGCTTCTGGAGGGGATGTTAGAAGCTTTatttgatttccttttccGCCACACATGTTCATTATCAACATAAAGGTGGTGTGCGCAGTGAGTACAATTGCTGGCAGCTGAGAGCAGCACAAAGGAAACATccagtgaaaaaaaaccacagCACCTACTGCCAGTTAGTCCCACCCGCTCGAGATGGAAAAGGTGGTGTGTGCGGTTTTATATTTGAAGTGCAGCATAATGTGTAATATTAATCTTATATCCTGCAAGGTGTTGTTGTGTGAACGAGCATAAGTGTTAGCAATGAAGATAAAATTAGAATTAAAGTGCAGACGAAAAATGCTGATGCAACGAAAAACGGGGCCAAGATGAAAGTGTTACCAGCTCCAAAGGGCTGCTTACGATTCGTCGTCACTTCCGGGACCGCCCGCACGCGGTTTCGGTCCACCGGCCCGCTTCGCCATGATGATTTCGTCCACCTTCAGGATCGTACAGGCAGCACCGACGGCATACTTCAGTCCCCAGTACTTTGTCGTGTACAGGTCGAAGATGTTCTTCGTCGTGACGTCGATCGTGGCCGGTTGTTCCGATTCGATGTCGAAGCCTTCCGTCTTCTTGCCCTGCTTGTGTGCCAGGTACAGCTGGTGGACTACCTCGGTCGCGTTTACGCCACTGTTTTCGGCCAGCGCCTTGGGGAAGTACTCCAACGCCTTAGCAAACTTGCGCACCGCGTACTGCTCCAACCCGGGCAGCGTATCGGCGTACTCGGCCAGCTGTTGGGCCAGTTCGATTTCCACCGCACCCGCACCAGGCAGGAAGCGCCCATCGCGCGTCAAACCCTTGAACGTGTTAACACCATCATCGATGACACGCTCGATGTCGTCCATGTAGTTGTCGGTGGAGCCACGAATGACGACCGTCGCGATGCGGCTTTCCGTGCCCTCCGATTTGAAGATCGTCACCGAAGTGTCGCCTAGCTCGTGCAAGTACACGTTGTCGCAGTAGCCCAGCTCTTCCGTGCTCGGCGGCGTCAGCCGGGGCAGCACCGTACCACCGACGGCCTTGCTCAGCCGGCGCAGATCGAATTTGGAGTTCAGCCGCACCGCCATCAGACCGTACTTGTTCATGTAGTGCAGAGCCATATCGCCAAACTTTGCTCCGGCCACGATCACCGTCGCGCCCGTATCGACGATCGCCTTGATCTGGGCCTCCAGCAGGTTCTCCTCGCCCTGGCTGAACGTTTTCAGCTCGTCTGCCGACTTGATCAGCACCGTGCCCTTGGTCTCCGTCTGGATGATGTCTACCGGGCAGGAGTAGAGCGCAATCTTGGCCTTCGTCGCCGACGTTACCTCACCCTCGACGAACCGCTTGAACACCATGCCCGGGATGACCTCCGACATCTGCAGCCCGCTGCCCAGGATCTTGCACACCCGGATGTTGTCCACGTTGAACGTGGTCTTCTCGGGCATGATCGAAATGCACGCCTTTGCGATCAGATCGGCCAAGAAGTCCTCGTTGCCGAGCTGTTTTGACATGACCGTCGCACGAATTGCGTTCCGCACCGGCACCAGGCTGCGGTAATCCTTGATCTCGTGGCAGGAAAGCGTGGGCAGAATGTCCAGCGTCTTCTGGAGCGCCTTCTCGTAGCCCTCGGTAATGTCACTGCTGGTAACACCCAGCCGCAGCAGCTCTTCCGCCTCCTCCAGCAGGGCGCCGCAGAACACGACCACGAAGTTTGTGCCGTCGCCCGCTTCCGCCTCCTGCATCTGGCTCGCCTCGATCATCAGCTTTGCCGCCGGGTGTTCCACATCCAGCTCGCGCATAATCGTACCGGCATCGGATGTGACGAACTGTTTCTCGATATGGTTGATGATCATCTTGTTCATGCCGTTCGGCCCGTAAGCCGAGCGGACCGAGTTGGCGAACTCCTTGCAGGCGTTGATGTTACGGTAGACCGCTTCCTCGAGACCGGAATATGCCTGCAAATAAGCAtgtgcgtgtgggtgtgtgagaTTTCTCACGTGAATCATCATGCGCCGAGGGGAAGTGGGTTTTTTCGCTGTGTACGGCTCCACCGGCATGTCGGATGGATGTTTTCCATCGTGTTGGGTTATTTTTCAACTTACCCGAGCTCCTTCCTTGAGCATCGACGCAAAACCGGGTGCTTTCGGTACATGAAGAGCCATTTTTGTGCACAGATTTTTCTCGTTTCAGGAAACAGCGGCCGCAAGTCGAACAAAAACGCAATGCTCTCGCTCTCGGAACGGTATTGCTTGCTCCTGTTCTGCCTTGTGAGGTTATATTGGAAGCTGTCATTTTAGCCCAATGCGTTTAGCTCTCTTCGTCCGTTTCTGCATTGATGGCAATCggtttgtttgaatgtttgttaACATTTGTGAAGTGATAGAAAGCAATTGAACTCATTTAACAATGGCTATAACAAATCAACGTGATTTAATATGTTCCAGGTACAATTTGCAgatcatatttttgtttctgcaTAATTTACCACAGTTGAACTCGACACCAACTGTCAAAACGGAATGTCAAATGAGGGGTACAGAAATTTttcatcaataaaaaaaactacgaaCGAAACGATCATCCAATTAAAGCTTTCTGGAATCTCTTCGCTCGCAGCAAAAAGTCCCCACAAAGCCAAGTGCAGTTCACACGCCCTAAATAAAAGGCATCGATATTCGGCAAAAAGTCCACAAGTGCCCTGAACGCAGTTGTTCCCCTTTTAGCCCGTTGGTGAAGCAATCCGTGTTGCGGGTTTCGCATAGCTGCACCtgcttgttatttttttctgtgcgcGGAAACTTCCCGTAAAAGCATTCACCATAGGGCTATCCGAGACAGCCGTGATGGATATAATGGCCTCGAatctgcagcagcaacgagcAATCACCGAGCAGCTCCGGCGCGAAGCTGCCATCCAGCGCATCACGGTGTCGCAGGCCGTGGCGGACATAGTGAAGTACGTGACGGAGCACCAGGCCGAAGACTGCCTGTTGGTCGGGTTCTCCAGCCAGAAGGTGAATCCGTTCCGCGAGAAGAGCTCCTGCAGCATTCTGTAAGCTTGCCTGCACGATGGATGCTGCAGTACTCGTTAGTTTTGCCCCTATTTTCGCTGGAATGTAGGAAACAGATCCAGCGGAAGGAACAGCTCTATCGTCTCTATGGCGCGATGACGTCATCCGGAAAAAGGAGGATGAGGAGGTAGTATAGGAAGCATGCTCAAAATTGTACCGCCAAGATAAATTGATGTGTTAAGTGTCTATTTGGAAATGGAGTAACCGTGCCCTCCCCGGTAAAATGCAACAAGAGAAACGCACACAACAATCCCGTAAATCAGCCTACAGCGAATGTTGCTCGTACAACAGTTTGCGTGAGCAAAACAGGAAGCGCAACAGTTTGTTGCTTCGAATGTCACCCGATTACTCACATCGCTAACACCAACCCCATATCTCATCCCTCTCCAACCTCGACGCTTCTCGTAGGATAATGTAAAGCATAGAAAAGAA
Proteins encoded:
- the LOC120958119 gene encoding T-complex protein 1 subunit theta, producing the protein MALHVPKAPGFASMLKEGARAYSGLEEAVYRNINACKEFANSVRSAYGPNGMNKMIINHIEKQFVTSDAGTIMRELDVEHPAAKLMIEASQMQEAEAGDGTNFVVVFCGALLEEAEELLRLGVTSSDITEGYEKALQKTLDILPTLSCHEIKDYRSLVPVRNAIRATVMSKQLGNEDFLADLIAKACISIMPEKTTFNVDNIRVCKILGSGLQMSEVIPGMVFKRFVEGEVTSATKAKIALYSCPVDIIQTETKGTVLIKSADELKTFSQGEENLLEAQIKAIVDTGATVIVAGAKFGDMALHYMNKYGLMAVRLNSKFDLRRLSKAVGGTVLPRLTPPSTEELGYCDNVYLHELGDTSVTIFKSEGTESRIATVVIRGSTDNYMDDIERVIDDGVNTFKGLTRDGRFLPGAGAVEIELAQQLAEYADTLPGLEQYAVRKFAKALEYFPKALAENSGVNATEVVHQLYLAHKQGKKTEGFDIESEQPATIDVTTKNIFDLYTTKYWGLKYAVGAACTILKVDEIIMAKRAGGPKPRAGGPGSDDES
- the LOC120958123 gene encoding guanine nucleotide-binding protein subunit gamma-1, with translation MDIMASNLQQQRAITEQLRREAAIQRITVSQAVADIVKYVTEHQAEDCLLVGFSSQKVNPFREKSSCSIL